CATCAAAGCAGTCAGAATAAGGGAAGTCCAACAATCAATGACTGTGTCATGTCAATGTAACCAAGGGGTTCAGGGTGCCCGCTGAtgaagtttggtgtaaataaagctATGGCTCTAGGAGGTAAGTTTATTCATGTTTAAAGCTAAActcttagcaacagtcaagacaccttttcaactcacacaacacacttccggccttcaaaatattagcTCTGTTGGCTACATCCTgtttatataacaaaataaaggtgtcataaaaaatggcttacaccaacactgaagcagcaaacaaagtgcTAAGTGATAACATTAGCCCGTGCACTTTTCATAGACCAATCTTTTAGAAGTTGTTTGATTGTGCATGTTTAAGTGGCTGCAACATCACACACTAACACATAAGCAACAGCATATGTggaattattttttcaaaagtaaacaactttttgtgaaagtgtactcctgtagaaAGTTCTTAACATTTGCATTCAAGCTGAAAGGTTTGACATTTATTATGGTTTGACATTGGTTGAAGACAAGTTGCCCTGTGAGCAATTCATAGTGATtacattaaacaattcatggagaagttcaaaCATTTCATATGAAAAGCACagtcatttaaaccatgcaaaccaGAATTAAAACAAGGAATCTGAATCGGAatcgttaaaattcaaacgtTGCCCAACCCTAATGCATGTTTACATATACGTGAAGGTGGGGGTACCAATGAGTGGATACTCtactgagtgctagcagcaagttagtaAGCAAACGCtgatatgaatgaaggcacaaaagcaatGGTTTtgtaagccgaatgccacagctccAGTGTGGCAGTGCAGTAGAGCCTTCATCccaacagtcaacgcttactgaggcgtttggtcagcaCAGGTAAATATAAACGAAACacagcaaaatggtgtgcgctcacagacagtgtcactCGCTACATTTCAAGAGAAATGCAACCTTCCGATATGGTTGAAAAGCCAATGTTTAGGGAAATGTtgtaaatgtttgacagacagtacgaattgcctggaagaacgtacatgtcacaaacaggaaTTCCGActataaccgagtgaaagaagaagtgttgaaggacatcagaaagaTTGTATTTTACTCcatatttttccacattctGTTCTTTAATTTTCTCTTGCACGGCTAGTCTAAGTGATTGTTGCACAATTAAAAGTACAGATAGAAAGATTCTGGTCAATTTAATAATGGGAACACTGCCATTGCGTTTTGGATGAATGTGAGTCAAACATGATTATTTGACACGTCTCTTAAAAAAAGTACATGGTTAATCATGTTAACAAGAGGTCAATACTCGGTTGTTGTCATATTAGTTACAATTACTGCTGACAACATTTGGTACAGCTCTTGTTTTGGGTCTTATCACATTCAGCAGGTGTGCCTGTTGTGGTCAGCATATGCTCCATATACAGGTGCATAATCAAGGTGTTATTTTTCTCTGATAATGTACAATTCATATAATTGTAATTCGatgaatgcatttatttcttttagtgtGTCAAACTTATTTTTAAGGGACCTATAACCAAACCCTAGCaacagcatacagtacatttgatttataatcattagattAAAAATCtgcaacatttttgaaaaagtactTCAGATCTCAACATGTTTCAGAATGTTTGTTTCCTCCTTCAATTTGAACCCATTTATGATCACTTTCCCCATTAGTGTAACTACACAACATTTTTGAGGTTTGGAATGCATGAGAAAATCTAGCATATCTGGTGTCATGCATTGTGGTTGTTGTGACAATGAATTTGTagtttaacatgtttttaacaCTGAACAAGAGCCTGTGCTTCGGCAATGCATTTTGTCCTTCCCAATTTTAGTTCGTATATACAATAATGTTGGttcaactgtttttctctttcagACTTTCACTGGCCCATATGTGTACCATCTAAAGTCTGCAATTTCTGATGCTGAGCTCCGATCTCTAATGCGCATAATTGGCTACACCTGTGACCATGACTCGCAGTTTTATTTTCAGGAACATCCAGGCGGCTCGCTTCATCTCCGCCAGTTGGCTTTCGAGTTCTTCCTGGCCCAGGCAGAGTGTCGTCTTCTGGGAGAGGTAGTGGCTCTGGCCCGTGGTTCCGCATCAGAGTTGGAGGCGCTGGAACTCCGCAGGGGCTGCAGAGATGATGCAGCTGGTTGTGCTGAGGCTCTTCGCAGACGCGACAGCCTTGGGGCAGATATGGCTCGCCTGTCTGTGCAGCCTCTGGATATAGAGAGGCCTCATGTTCACCACCTGAGGCGAGGTAGCCGACCGTCAAAGTCTGTGGATGTGACAGATGGGGCAGGTCACTGGCACGCAGCAGTTAGCAAACCGATCTTGAAAGCCTCATTGAGTCTGAGGAAGGAGCCTCTGTTTGTGGATGCAGAGGAAGATATGAAGGATGAGATCATCAGGCCCAACACCTCAGCATCTCTATTCTCTGTGGCAGCACCCCCTTCATACAGCCCCATTGCAGATTTCTTCCCCACGCAGTCACCTCCCCCAGCTGATGCTTACACATCCTACCACCTTTCGTCATTGGATGAGATTGACTTGTACACAGAGCGGGGCGGGGCTGGGACGGGTGGAAGGCAAACACCCTCACGACCTCCGTCCAGAGAGCCCCGAGATGCCCGAGATGGGTGGCTGCTCAAAGCCCACGGTAGTGTGAAGTGCCAGGGCTGTGGAATGGGCTGCTCTACGATGGCCTCTTGCCAGAGGTGTGACATGATCCTGTGCACTGCCTGCCATGATGTCGACCCCTCTCCTTGCTGTAGCCTGCAGGACTACCACCCCAAATCCCCACGACCACTGGATGGATATATTCCTGTTAAGGAAAAGCTTTCTGTCTACTCGAACACACATTCCCACTCGCATCTCCATCCTCACCCTCTCACACTGACCCATTCTCACACTCATTCCCACCCTCACCCCCAAATGGTGGACAAACCTTTACTGTCCACCAAGCTCTTTCCAAGCAAGTCTGTTGCCTTGACTACGCCAAAGGGAGGCAGTAGTGAGCGCATTAGCATGGGGGGATCGCGATGCGGGTTTTGCAACAAGCCAGGAGCATCTCACACCTGTGTGAACTGCTCTAAGGTGTCATGTGACTCATGCATGGGCTTGTATGCCAAGGATATGTGCACACGGAAGAATCCCCAGCACATGTTTGTGCCCAACCATCAGCTCAACTTCAAATCTGGCACCATCTCTCACATGGTGTATCGATGATCCAGGTGTAGGGTTTGCTTCTCTGCTTTTAGTTCCCTGCTTTAAACAGCAACATAGCCTTGCACTGTTAAGCTCTGTAAGCCCTGCTCCCCTTTTTCACAACTCACTTGTAATCACACCTTTTAACTGATGGTGTTTTTGAACTCCACACAGTATATTTTCTGTCACTGTTGGTGGGGCCATAATTTCTGCCCTGAGTTTGGCCTTTTATCTACTGTTATACTTCCTTTTGCCTTGCTACCTGCTCTTGACTAGTCATGTGATATTGTAGCGCAACATTTTTGTCCTCTAAACGGAAAACTAGAGTTAAAGTTCTTCTCATTTTAAATTCCATGCAGAATGATATATACTCCTAAGCTAAAAGTTCCTCAGATataaagaatatatatatatagtgtgcgtgtgtgtaagaaaaaaagattttttttgtttgtttttaacttgaaaaaatAGCGAGAAAAGACACTGGAAATTAGTAACCTaatagtatatatttttaatctaTATTCTGTAGAACAATGTGAGACTTTTACATAGATGTTAAGTCTACCATTAAGAGTAAGTGGGAAGTACTGTATCTTAAAAGTGACTCACTGAGACAATGATCAGATGCCATATTCTATTTATGAAGTCATGCCTTGTAAATGAACCCCCCCCATTGTTTCTGGCTAATGTTTCAATGCTGCTGTTGACTTGAGAAGTGAAGAGGTTGACCTCTTTCTAGTAAAtagcctgtttgtgtgtgtgtgtgtgtgtgtgtgtgtgtttcagttcCATCCAATCGTTAAATCCAGTAATAATCTCAGAACCTCTGTGGTCCAAGATGCTGCATTGCCCCCTCATCAGATCAGACGTTCCCTGTTAGTCTCAGGTGGAGTCAAGTGTCTGGGCCACAAATTAAATGCATGCATTTCTTCAGGCATACTTAAGATTCTTTTAAAAGGTGTAAAATGTGAAAGTGTATGATCTGTCATGCTTTCTGTCTACCTCAAATAGCTCCAGCGAGTTTGTCTTTGACTACCCCCCTGAAATGTTggaacatttgtatttattacataTCCAAGGGAGATATACAAGAGACAGTCGAAGAGGGAATATGGATAAAACTTACAGATTTGGTATCTTAATAGGTTTTCCTTACCGATTTATACGTCAGTCTTGCCTTTATTCGTTACAGTTCAAACAGTGCATGTGAACAAACAACACCTGTAAGTGTAATGCAGTATAATATTGAAGTAAAGGCTTTTGTGATGCTTCAATGCCACATGTGGTTGACAGTTGAAGCAGTACTATCATCATTTTAGGGGTTCAATGGATGTGTCCATTTTAGCTTAGGAAATTGTGCACTTGAACGTTTCACTACTGACGACATGTTTAattaaatgtgacttatagAGTTAAATGCATGCTTTTCTGACTGTAATGACTTTGAGGGACTCTTCACACATACAAACTTGTTCAGCataaaaaatattcctttttcCTTCAAATATGACCTAACGAACTGAAATGCTGCCCACTAACACTACATATTAACTGTCACTTAATTGCTGCTGTTCTGCATTTGGAAAATGTTACTTGGCAGACAGTGGTATAAATACGATGAAGGAAGAGCTCTTATTTAAGAGTTTGAGGGGTTTTACAAAGACTTGAGGTGGCGTGGCAGCTTTTACAGTGCTCTGTGGGGAGGCCCACAAAAGGGATGGCTGCAGTTTGCTGTGCTGCTGCCAGATGGCAACATTCACCCATGTTAATGTGAAATAATATAGTTGTAGTGTCAAGTACAtctgcttgaaaatgttatAACCTGTGGCCAATGTGACGTCGATCAGCCTGCATAACTCTAAGCACATTTTAGCTTcacaaaatttgtttttttagtatgtGTCCTCCTGGCTATCATTGCAGTGTCAGTATGTTTAGTAGTGGTGGTGTGACACTTGTGTGTCCCTCTCAGGCCATTAGTTTGAGCTCATGCGCACCAGCTTCTGGACAGCCTGGCTGCTGTTAGCATCATCAGCAATGTCATTGATGGATTTGATTGATAGACTTCTAAAATCCTGTGTGTATCATATATTTAGAGTTAAGTTTTCTCATTTACATTTAGCATTTTAAGTGCTTTAATGTTGATCCTCCATGAGTTCAGTGAAATAATGCAGTTTAAAAGTTgtttatttagaaagttgtgCTCTTTTAAGGAATTAACTCTCACTGCCTTAGAGTCTTTCGTCTCCCGTTTTCATAAACTAATTACTGCCTGTTTCTGTACCACAAATGAAATGCAAAGAAGTGTGGATTAATCACCACACAGTGTTTCAGAGATGCCTCTTGATGGCCATTCTTGGATCTGAGCAACTTATACTTTTTTTGTTCACCAAAAGACCATACTGTTGTTTGGTCTTAAGATATGGTGTGATCAAACCCGCTTGTTTTCATTCCTTCCCTTTAAGAACTTAGCTTTTTGTTGTctttcatattaaaaaaaacaaaactttagaTGTTCTGCTTCTGCTGGACTAATTGTTGAgatttcctttttaaaaaatcaacttGAGTCATCATCAAAAGGCAACTTTTATATCACGGATGTCTTGATGTCTATGGGGTGTGcaatcattttgttttcatctgAAGCCTTTTAAATGCTTTAAATATTTATcatacccacacacacatttatatacataaatgtgtatgtatatatatatatatatatatttgggctgtcaattgattaaccTATTAAATCACAATCACATTCTGTCCTTAGTGTACCTTAGGTCATTTTTAAGTCTTTAATACTCTGATCAACATTGGATTGGACAATATGTTGGCAATTGAAAGGGATAAAAACTTGTCAGGACACTCGTATGTCAAgctaccactgtataaataataacaaaattacctgcagtgctccagcaCCGTCTACAGCTTCTTCAGTTCCAGCTGCAGTGTGGGCATAGCGATGCTGGTTGCATGCAGCGCCAGTACATCTGTCAGTGGCTCTTGATTTCTATAAACACGCTTGATCATCTCCAGGGTGCTGTTCCATCTCGTCTCATGTCCTGTCTTACAGGGCTTTGAGGCTAAACTTGCCATtcaaaataccattttctttGTCCGTTTCTGATGTGTTTCcccaaactacggtgtgggccaagggtcaaacaggacaaaAACATAGTGGCGTTATTGTGTTAACAATGACAgacctaacaaaaaaaaaaaaaaaaatatatatatatatatatatatacacatacacatatacacacacacatatacacacacacacagtcacatacATTTACTTGTTCATTGTGAATCCTACCAGTAGCACAGGTGATTTATAGAAGTATTGTAAGTGTGATGATGTTGCCAAATGAAGAACAAGGATCAAATCCTGTGATTTGCCCTGGATGTCTTGTCAATATCCCATACAGCAAATAATATGGTTTTCCTAAAGTATAGACCTGATGTTAAttaaccttcatttgaattctAGAGAATTAATCATCTATGAAAATAACTTCCCCAGTACACCGACGCGGTTCTGAACAGCAGACAGTCATTAAGGTCACTAAAGGGCTAAACAGTTTTCAGGTCTGCTGCTGTGTTTGATAATGGGAAATACCTACTTTACATACATCACTGTACATGAATTGCTGATGTTGGACAAGCAAGagctttgttattttgttgcatGGAATACTGTATTACGTTGGCCCGTTTGAACACAATTGGTTGGAGATTGACGCTCCCTTTACTTCTTTGTTCGGTAATGGTATATTCTAtcagtgacgtgtggtgaggttcatgggtAGCGAGGCATGGActcactgtcttttttttttttttaaatacttaagTCTTGTGTTCTATTCAacgttaatacaggttgctcattaggTGGTTActgaaacaagaaaaagaagagaataagtGACTCTAggtaaaaatgttttccaaTACTTCTTAATCCCAAACCCCAAAATCTTTTGTCTCTTGTCTTAAATTTATTTGTTCATGAAGTCCATGTGCCTATCCTTCTTCCGGAAAAgctctgttactttgttgtGAAAGCCtccttatttttttgtagttttagaaGTCTCTGACGTTCTGCCTCAGCACCTGCCATCTCTCGCATGCCTCCATCACGGTGAGCCAGAGTAGTGTGCGCCTCACTGTACATTTCTCTGCAGTTTATTATCCGATTAGCAAGACTAATGATGTCAAACAAATGAatgctgtgtaataaatgtttttttcaaccatactggcaacatgctgacaaacttgCATACACCATCCAATCCAGTTTATGAAGGATGGCACACTCAGAGGGTAGACTCTGCGTGCGCAGCCTCATCtcaggtttctgccctgtatttgatcaggaaatgtacaAGTTCAGCGATTTTAAATATTGAAAACGATTTAAGTAATAcacaatacatttataacacagttcagtggatgtgtatgtatgtttatgtatgtttgttgttttttttcatgtcggGTGAAGCTATGCCtccctcacctgcctcccctgaccgcacgtcactgtaCTGTATAGGTAGGCTGTCTTAACCTGACCCACTCTTGGCATGCTCTTTACAAGGCCCAGCCCCATACCTTTTTCCCCTCCCCTCCCACCCCACCACTCTCCTTTTCCCTCCCCACCCACTTTGGCACTGGAGTTCACTGCACAATGTCTTTGTAAGGGTGTATGAACCTTAGGATCGATGTGTGGCCACACATGGGTGTGGACAGGGAAAATAGCCAAAATTGTTCATCTGTGAAAATATATCTAAATGATAAAGCAAATGTAAatgatattttataaaataatttaaggaataaaatcctgaaaaaaaatattgtgaatTTTTTCTTCTGTGGCTGATTAAATGTGTGCATTAGTTATATATCCAATTTAGTTAGTGTATAGCAGATCTCCACTTTTAGCCTGGGTTCTATTCCAAGCATGGtgaaaacatgagaaaaaagtgtaattgctgaatatgcggggatccaccgTACTTTTTCTACACCAGAGCAGCAGATGGATACACGTTCTTAGTGAGGCTGTGATATTCTGAAATACAGTACACTATTTATTGTGCTATTTGTCTGAAAATGCCTTCACAAATCAATTAGATATGCTTGCAAGTAGTAGAAACACTAGTAGAAGTTACATGTACAAGCAATTAAATATGAATGGCATAAGTGCAGTGAAATTTAATTTTAGAATcagtaaaaagcaaaacacttgaGACAGCTGTTTCAGTCAATCGATGCTCTGATTCCATTCAGGTGAAATTCCTTGTTACATACTCTATAcacgcaacaaaaatataaatgttacaCTGCTGGTTTTGCTcgcatctttcatgagctgaagtcAAAGATTTAAAACTTTCTCTATGTACGCTGATGGCCTATTTGTCTCATCTATTGTTCACAAAAaacagtatctggtgtgaccaccatttgcctgaCACAGTGCAACACATCTCTGTCACATAGAGTTGATCACATTGTTGATTGTGGCCTGTGTAATGTTGGTCCGctcctcttcaatggctgtgcgaagttgctggatattggcagGAACTGGAGCACGCTGTCATTTACGCCAATCCAGAGTATCGCATCGTTCCAGCCCCGACCTCGATaggtcacctttatactcacgTTTCCTAATATAGTATAGATAGTAtagatcggcatatgctgataaatgccgttcaacgccgatcacctgtggctagcactgtTGCAGCCGCAGCGGCCCTttcatgcagtgtagtgtcttgccctaactaacgtcttgggaTGCATCGTCCTCCATTTTCtttccaaacaaaaacaattatgtCTGCAGTGTGGAACGTAACTGCTACATGCCATGAAAACTATGTTGCGGGGGTAGCACAAAAGCTTTAATATAGCATTTGAAGAATAACActtgatggagtatggtgagttttggaggctcacagtacgatcatcagtcaaacagcagctaacgcagccatgtgacTAACACTCGCCCGTACGTGTATGACAATCAGACGACTAAGCTAATAAGCCGATAAATAATTTGGATTTATCGGACAAAAttagcagcctttctcagcggcgGAGGTTTGCCAAAAACTtgttttcaaaaagtaagtaaaaataTGCCCCTCCCCCCCATTAATTACAAATTTTATTAGTATTAATTACCTATTtgttgggccccctggcagtcaagggaccttggaattgtcctgacttttcccctttatacggcacccctggccaatagcactcatcataaataaattgaaaattttattattaatttcagtcctggatgatcgtaTCGAAATCGACAGCATAAAGCCCTGATCGGTGCATCCCTCGTATaatataaagtttcatttaaaaactgcattttgtattcagttgtgttatcattgactaatatttaaatgtgtttgatgatctgaaacatttaagtgtgacaaacatgcaaaaaaataagaaatcaggaaaggggcaaacactttttcacagcactgtattttttcacttttggcaTCTACTACAAGATGATCATATGGAAATGGGAAGCCGCTCAGGATAAACACGCAGATGTTTCAAACGCATTGTGCCTAAGCGAATTAGATCACATGCTTATACGTTACGGCAAAAAATAGGTCAGGTGCTGGACCAGTGTCTGCCTCCAACTGAATGATAACCTCTGCCAAGGCAGCTTTATTTTCATGCAGGATTATGCACACCAGATTTACCGGTAGAGTTCTTACGAAAAATGTAGTGGAGAAATATAACATGAGCCAAGACCGAATCCCGTTACTAGGGTAGAGCTGTAGGAaaagtgtttcttttttaaatacactGGCGCTGGCGGAGGTCACTGCCCTTCCAGTGTTAGTTGGGACCTGGTGCAGCTGTGATTATCTGCACAGAGGGAATAAAAGAGATGGATATCAGCAGGACTGCAGCAGTGATCGAAATGCTGAGTGAGTGCCAGTCCCAGCACCCTCCATCATCGTCTCCTTAGGAGCGAGGCAACACTGTGCTGACAAACAGCCTGGAGGGAGGGTGAGACATAcagagtaaagaaaaaaaaatactgtcaaGCTGGAATGAAATATAACAACTGATGGCACATTGCATGGACCTTTAATGAATGCACTTCCTGAGGTCAACTTCGTAAGTTATTTCACTGAAGGCACATTCAGAAGAAATGCAGCATGTCTTGCTTCACATGCTTGTATTTTCACAGAGTCCCTTGTTTTTaacatgtacagtcatccctcgctacatcgcggttcaaacatcactccctcacgctacagcgttttttcaaaaattaattaataaatgatcgctgctttgtggttgactacagcatattattagtccaaaaatgcacatttttagcAAATTtcacatattcttggcctaatttaagcattttcaagagtAAAATTTCAAAAttcttttgtggtgtcaaatgacggtcGTTAGgacacaatggagtggggcctctgcccgctAACGATGGTCTTTTGGGTGGTCTCACTTTCgttagcattccattcagatgtaatgacggtcatggacccacctgaaaccaaggtggcctAAATGATTGGTCATTTAGGAAGGGataaaaggacagcattgtgtacgggagaaaggtggtgtcgcagACCTCCCTCCCCCTTTTCTCAGAGATGGCTTCTCAACCTTAACGTAGATagcttccctcactcctctttcaaaccatctgtcttctctgtccagaatgttTCATTTTGGCCTTAAAAGActgctctttctctttgagtTGCAGGTAGACTGCAGggtcttgacctgaagagttagccTGTCTATGTTGTGACATGTGCCTGCTCAGTGGCcgcttggtttccccaatgtaaaaaTTGGTGCATTCCTTACTGCACTGGACAGCATATACCaaattgtttttctgtttatggggtgtaccaacctctgtgtgaaagtggtacCAGGTTTGATGTTTACTGGaatgttgtgtttgttaaaaagtTAGTCAGATAGACCTGAGACATATGGGATGaagaagcctgctcggatgagaggcaaaacatcttctaagataacctgaacagtccaattgcgattgattcaatgccctgagaatgtcATAGTCATAGTTTTACTCAATTTTACAGCAGCATATCAAGGCAATATATTGATTGATTGCCTGTATATAAAAtcacccctctttttcaagccCCAATTAACGGACAGTCAAAGTcaaaatcaatatatttttttaaattaacaactGGAAGATGACAAGAACAAATTgttatatttcttagctgcttgtCAGTTCTTTCATCaatctgcttcattgatcaccaatatattaaaatttgcattaTAACTCCTGTTTTTTTAACTTGCACAACTCCGGAGCCACTTTGATCaagcccaagtcagctgggataggctccagcatacacccgcgaccctagtgaggataagcgggatagaagatggatggatggaacatgaGATCGCATTAACCATAATATAAAGACTCATAAAGAGGCACTGTTTgcatgtcgtttttttttttttttatttataattacacACAAGTATCTCCACACGAGACTCCCACTACCTGGTTTATCTGACTTCAGAGGGCATCCTTAAAACCTTACAGTTGGCTTTTCAATAGGAGTGCAAGCATTAAGAGTAGGGCTGAGCGAGTAAAccgctatctgtatctgttcacccatctatattatctgtatccgtatctttACTCGGAGTGGGTGTGGTATAGACCgaaagtgggtgtggtttaaccagaaataggtggggcttaaatctgtacattattttaagtctgaaattggcaTGGagtgatcagaagttgctgtatttattgtttattattcagctacagtatatgtgtactgtgtatgtgtgtaagtgatctgtaagatttcattatttaagtattttttaatgatctgtgtgaaattggtgattcatgcaaacatccagtgatggcaaacagggaggTAATCTGTTAgctttgttcactgtagttttctcaaaagcaccgcgttcagtactacgagcaaattTTCTCAACTCACTTTAtatcatcagaaaaatacaaaaaaagcaagcacacggaaaaaaaaatgtgaccgacgcaacacgagccgtttatagctctgtcttgtcaaatgcaccgcatacgtaatgaaacaagtttaccaagtaatttgagatacgagctgagctgaggaaaacctaaaaaaaaaacatccggagTGGATGCAGTGACCAATGCGAcacaagccgttttcaactttgtCTAGCCAACTGCACCATGTACTtgctgcagcctgcagcaaggCTGTCTAGGGAGTggcggttgctgtgtgtgactggccaatcagagAGCGTGacgagtgaatacataagtagttacccaatgaggttTTTCtatcatcacgattacggataatgacgagcagTACCCGTTTCATGCCCGCACTCGACAAAAATGCATCATACGTAACGGATGCTCGTCTAAAACCAGTATTCGGCTAATCCCTAATCTCCACGCATATAAggtcctttttacacttattttaccaccatagagtgtgtgctttttatgtCAGTGAATAAAAGGGTTAAGGAAGACATCATCACGATATATTTccaattgctttattaacaagcggcAAACACAACACGTAAACAcacttatactgtacataattgcAGTAGCACGCTCTGCTAACCCACAGTTCCACTCACGCTAGCTGACAAGTAAGACATGTCTTTCCAAGTTATCTCTCCGACTtagctggcgtttcaggtggccgcTTCAGGGAGCGGAAGACTGTTTAAGGAAATACTACCATGAATCAGCAGTCccctggggaaatatttccccacacaagCGTTTCTTCTCCTCATGATGACAGAATTGAATTAAATTATGTCAATTTACACGAGATTACGCTTTTAACTGTAGTTAAACGTTAAGTTAAAGTTAAACAGTAACCGTAACTGTGGCAATCATGGCGCCCTACGCATAGCACTCGTCTGTAATCTTGCGTCTTCTGGGTTCCACCATATCTGTTGACCTTCTGCAATTTTTAGTCTGTGACACTGCCATCTTCACCTAGTGATTAAACTAATAAGTACAAAACAGGTAAGTACATATTATATGCGGGCCATAGtctgttatatttttagactttgacaCAGACCAGTTCAAAATGGATCGTGGGATGCATTTGGCCCGTGGGCCGTAGTGtgaacacccctgctgtagacacTGTTGCCCTATGAGTCACTGGGTGTGTCCTTTATTTGAAACTGGGAGGTTAAAGAGAAAACATAGCATGGAGCATTTCAGAGCAGATGAGTAAATAGGAGTAAATAGCACAGTACACATTCTGTAAATGACAATG
Above is a genomic segment from Dunckerocampus dactyliophorus isolate RoL2022-P2 chromosome 1, RoL_Ddac_1.1, whole genome shotgun sequence containing:
- the spata2 gene encoding spermatogenesis-associated protein 2 translates to MDAKLKEDLFRRYVGALERRLEDGGEKSGIENLHDGDKGRHKDSEALLSTATALLGAYQPDPGQRFRMVRFYEVVESSLRCQRGGNLRSLERAFHTLETICTNLLLFPWKKEFRCIKTFTGPYVYHLKSAISDAELRSLMRIIGYTCDHDSQFYFQEHPGGSLHLRQLAFEFFLAQAECRLLGEVVALARGSASELEALELRRGCRDDAAGCAEALRRRDSLGADMARLSVQPLDIERPHVHHLRRGSRPSKSVDVTDGAGHWHAAVSKPILKASLSLRKEPLFVDAEEDMKDEIIRPNTSASLFSVAAPPSYSPIADFFPTQSPPPADAYTSYHLSSLDEIDLYTERGGAGTGGRQTPSRPPSREPRDARDGWLLKAHGSVKCQGCGMGCSTMASCQRCDMILCTACHDVDPSPCCSLQDYHPKSPRPLDGYIPVKEKLSVYSNTHSHSHLHPHPLTLTHSHTHSHPHPQMVDKPLLSTKLFPSKSVALTTPKGGSSERISMGGSRCGFCNKPGASHTCVNCSKVSCDSCMGLYAKDMCTRKNPQHMFVPNHQLNFKSGTISHMVYR